Proteins from a genomic interval of Polaribacter sejongensis:
- a CDS encoding NAD(P)H-binding protein — MKKTAIILGATGLTGSHILHKLIEDKNYETIKLFSRSKIDGLPKKVTQFIGDILDLAQFKTDFTADEVYCCIGTTAKKTPDKTLYKKIDYGIPVTAAKLSKENNIATFLVVSAMGANAKSTVFYNKTKGEMERDVLKQNIKNTFILRPSLIGGERKESRILEKIGLVVIKIIQPLFIGKLKEYKIIDAENIAQAMINLANTKNNAGVIITSNDIKKLSKK, encoded by the coding sequence ATGAAGAAAACAGCAATCATATTAGGCGCAACTGGTTTAACTGGCAGTCATATTCTTCATAAATTAATTGAAGACAAAAACTACGAGACTATAAAATTATTTTCTCGTTCTAAAATTGATGGTTTGCCAAAAAAGGTAACACAATTTATAGGTGACATTTTAGATCTAGCACAATTTAAAACAGATTTTACAGCAGACGAAGTGTATTGTTGCATTGGTACAACTGCTAAAAAAACGCCAGATAAAACATTGTATAAAAAGATAGATTACGGCATTCCGGTTACTGCCGCAAAACTATCAAAAGAAAATAACATCGCTACTTTTTTAGTGGTTTCTGCAATGGGAGCAAATGCAAAAAGTACTGTCTTTTATAATAAAACAAAAGGCGAAATGGAACGTGATGTTTTAAAACAAAACATTAAAAATACTTTTATCTTAAGACCTTCCTTAATTGGAGGAGAAAGAAAAGAAAGCAGAATCTTAGAAAAAATAGGTTTGGTTGTTATTAAAATAATTCAACCTTTATTTATAGGAAAACTAAAAGAATATAAAATAATAGATGCTGAAAATATTGCGCAAGCAATGATAAACTTAGCAAATACTAAAAATAATGCCGGAGTCATAATTACTTCAAACGATATAAAAAAACTTTCAAAAAAATAA
- a CDS encoding NAD(P)H-dependent oxidoreductase, which translates to MELLDKLNWRYAAKAMNGEVVAEDKVERILEAARLAATSSGLQPFEIFVVKSQEVKEKIRPIAWNQSVITDCSHLLVFAAWDTYTPERINYMFDLTNEIRGFENEGWENYRQMLLSSYPQRDSEENFNHAAKQAYIAFGHAIIAAAYEGVDATPVEGFDPVAVDEILGLREKGLRSAVLLPLGYRKEDEDWLVNLVKVRKPMKDLVTVI; encoded by the coding sequence ATGGAATTATTAGATAAATTAAATTGGAGATACGCAGCAAAAGCAATGAATGGTGAAGTTGTAGCAGAAGATAAAGTAGAACGCATTTTAGAAGCAGCTCGTTTAGCAGCAACTTCTAGTGGATTACAACCTTTTGAAATCTTTGTAGTTAAAAGTCAAGAAGTAAAAGAAAAAATTAGACCAATCGCTTGGAATCAATCTGTAATTACAGACTGTTCTCACTTATTGGTATTTGCAGCTTGGGATACGTATACCCCAGAACGCATCAATTATATGTTCGATTTAACAAACGAAATCCGTGGTTTTGAAAACGAAGGTTGGGAAAACTACCGTCAGATGCTATTAAGCTCTTATCCGCAAAGAGATTCAGAAGAAAACTTTAATCATGCAGCCAAACAAGCGTACATCGCATTCGGACACGCAATTATTGCTGCGGCTTACGAAGGTGTGGACGCAACACCAGTTGAAGGTTTTGACCCTGTAGCGGTTGATGAAATTTTAGGCTTAAGAGAAAAAGGTTTACGTAGTGCTGTTTTATTGCCATTAGGTTATAGAAAAGAAGATGAAGATTGGTTGGTAAACTTGGTAAAAGTTAGAAAACCGATGAAAGATTTAGTAACTGTAATATAA
- a CDS encoding NADP-dependent oxidoreductase, with translation MKTILLNNRPQGKPTTSNFEFVTEDTELTIKDGEILLEAAYVSVDPYLRGRMSDAKSYVPPFQLNEPVQSGVIAKVTATKNDNFKEGDYVSGLLNWQTQQVSNGDGLNKVDGTKAPLSAFLGILGMTGLTAYLGLNEIGKPKAGETIVVSGAAGAVGSVVGQIAKILGLNVIGIAGTDEKIDMLKSKFGFDAGINYNTNKDINAEIKKLAPNGVDIYFDNVGGPISDAVLFNINRFARIIICGAISVYNETETPKSVSVQPFLVKNSALMQGFIVSNYADKFPGAIKQLSEWLAEEKLTYTETIVNGFENIPTAFIDLFEGKNKGKMIVKI, from the coding sequence ATGAAAACGATTTTATTAAACAATAGACCACAAGGAAAACCAACAACTTCTAATTTTGAATTTGTTACTGAAGACACTGAATTAACAATAAAAGATGGAGAAATTCTTTTAGAAGCTGCTTATGTTTCTGTAGATCCTTATTTAAGAGGAAGAATGAGCGATGCAAAATCATATGTTCCACCTTTTCAATTAAATGAACCAGTACAATCTGGAGTTATTGCAAAAGTAACTGCTACTAAAAATGACAATTTTAAAGAAGGAGATTATGTTTCTGGTTTATTAAACTGGCAAACACAACAAGTTTCTAATGGAGATGGTTTAAATAAAGTAGACGGAACAAAAGCGCCATTAAGTGCCTTTTTAGGTATTTTAGGGATGACTGGTTTAACTGCTTATTTAGGATTAAACGAAATTGGAAAACCCAAAGCAGGAGAAACTATTGTAGTTTCTGGTGCTGCTGGTGCAGTTGGTTCTGTTGTTGGGCAAATTGCTAAAATTCTTGGATTAAATGTAATCGGGATTGCTGGTACAGATGAAAAAATTGATATGCTGAAATCTAAATTTGGTTTTGATGCAGGTATCAATTACAATACCAATAAAGATATAAATGCTGAAATTAAAAAATTAGCACCAAATGGTGTAGATATTTATTTTGATAATGTTGGTGGACCAATTTCGGATGCTGTATTATTCAATATCAACCGTTTTGCAAGAATTATTATTTGTGGAGCAATCTCTGTTTATAATGAGACTGAAACTCCTAAAAGTGTAAGTGTACAACCATTTTTAGTTAAAAATAGTGCATTAATGCAAGGTTTTATTGTTTCTAATTATGCTGATAAATTTCCTGGAGCTATAAAGCAATTATCAGAATGGTTGGCAGAAGAAAAGTTAACTTACACAGAGACTATCGTAAATGGTTTCGAGAATATACCTACTGCTTTTATCGATTTATTTGAAGGTAAGAACAAAGGTAAAATGATCGTTAAAATCTAA
- a CDS encoding iron-containing alcohol dehydrogenase, producing MNNFELKNPTKIIFGKDTIKQLESEIPADAKVLLLYGGGSIKKNGIYEQVKKALTKVEVVEFGGIPANPEYATLIEALQVIKEENITYLLAVGGGSVIDGTKFLSAAAVFEGETPWDILTKNIRTEVGMPFATVLTLPATGSEMNSGAVITRSETKEKLAMGGPGLFPVFSILDPQVISSIPQRQLANGLMDSFSHVLEQYMTYPVEGLLQDRFAESILQTIIEVAPKVLKDPTDYDAAANFMWSCTMALNGLIQKGVPGDWAIHAMGHELTALFGIDHARTLAVIAPSHYKYNFEAKKEKLAQYGERVWNITEGSIDDKAYAAIERTVAFFHELGIDTKLSDYTKEYEGTAEKIAQRFTDRGWLGLGEHQNLSPDKVEKIVKMAY from the coding sequence ATGAACAATTTTGAATTAAAAAATCCTACTAAAATTATTTTTGGAAAGGATACAATTAAACAATTAGAAAGTGAAATTCCTGCAGATGCAAAAGTATTACTCTTGTATGGTGGAGGAAGTATAAAGAAAAACGGAATTTACGAACAAGTCAAAAAAGCGTTGACAAAAGTTGAGGTGGTAGAGTTCGGAGGAATCCCTGCAAACCCAGAGTATGCAACTTTAATAGAAGCTTTACAAGTTATTAAAGAAGAAAACATTACCTACTTATTAGCTGTTGGTGGTGGTTCTGTAATAGACGGAACTAAATTTTTATCTGCAGCTGCAGTTTTTGAAGGAGAAACTCCTTGGGATATTTTAACAAAAAACATAAGAACAGAAGTAGGAATGCCTTTTGCAACTGTTTTAACGCTACCTGCAACAGGATCTGAAATGAATTCTGGTGCTGTAATTACCAGATCAGAAACAAAAGAAAAGTTAGCCATGGGCGGTCCTGGATTATTTCCTGTATTTTCTATTTTAGATCCACAGGTAATCAGTTCTATTCCACAACGCCAATTGGCAAACGGATTAATGGATTCTTTCTCTCATGTTTTAGAACAATATATGACGTATCCTGTTGAAGGATTGTTGCAAGACCGTTTTGCAGAAAGTATTTTACAAACTATTATAGAAGTTGCTCCTAAAGTATTAAAAGATCCTACAGATTATGATGCTGCAGCTAACTTTATGTGGAGTTGTACAATGGCTTTAAATGGATTAATACAAAAAGGGGTTCCTGGGGATTGGGCAATACATGCAATGGGCCACGAATTAACAGCTTTATTTGGTATAGATCACGCACGTACTTTAGCTGTAATTGCTCCTAGTCATTATAAATATAACTTTGAAGCTAAAAAAGAAAAATTAGCACAATACGGTGAACGTGTTTGGAATATTACTGAAGGAAGCATTGATGATAAAGCATATGCTGCTATTGAAAGAACAGTTGCTTTTTTCCATGAGTTAGGCATTGATACAAAGTTGTCTGATTATACAAAAGAATATGAAGGAACAGCAGAAAAAATAGCACAACGTTTTACAGATCGTGGCTGGTTAGGATTAGGTGAACACCAAAATTTATCTCCAGATAAGGTAGAAAAAATTGTAAAAATGGCATATTAA
- a CDS encoding type 1 glutamine amidotransferase domain-containing protein, translated as MKITKVLALTFTIITAASCNNAKKEATSEKVSEDKKEIKKNNKMNILFVLTSHDKLGDTGKKTGFWVEEFANPYYTLLDKGATITIATPKGGAAPIDPSSDSPDAATAATDRYNKDADAKSKIANTKVLADMNPDDYDAVFYPGGHGPLWDLTNDKVSVALIEKFDRQEKPIAFVCHAPAVLKDVKNADGTPLVKGKKVTGFTNKEEAAVGLTAVVPLLLEDMLIENGAFYSNRENWAPYAVQDGNLITGQNPASSELVADKLLASLK; from the coding sequence ATGAAAATCACAAAGGTTTTAGCCTTAACATTTACCATAATTACGGCAGCTAGCTGTAATAATGCTAAAAAAGAAGCAACTTCTGAAAAAGTTTCAGAAGACAAAAAAGAAATAAAAAAAAATAATAAAATGAATATATTATTTGTATTAACATCACACGATAAATTAGGTGATACCGGCAAAAAAACAGGATTTTGGGTAGAAGAATTTGCAAACCCATATTATACACTATTAGATAAAGGAGCAACGATTACTATTGCAACTCCAAAAGGTGGTGCAGCTCCAATAGACCCAAGTAGTGATTCTCCAGACGCAGCTACTGCGGCTACAGATCGTTATAATAAAGATGCAGATGCTAAATCTAAAATAGCAAATACAAAAGTATTGGCAGACATGAATCCAGATGATTATGATGCTGTTTTCTATCCAGGTGGTCATGGTCCTTTATGGGATTTAACAAATGATAAAGTATCAGTTGCTTTAATCGAAAAGTTTGATCGTCAAGAAAAACCAATTGCATTTGTTTGTCACGCACCCGCAGTTTTAAAGGATGTTAAAAATGCAGACGGAACTCCTTTAGTTAAAGGTAAAAAAGTAACAGGTTTTACAAACAAAGAAGAGGCTGCTGTTGGTTTAACAGCAGTAGTACCATTATTATTAGAAGATATGTTAATTGAAAATGGCGCATTTTATTCTAATAGAGAAAACTGGGCTCCTTACGCTGTGCAAGATGGTAACTTAATTACAGGTCAAAACCCTGCATCATCAGAATTAGTTGCAGATAAATTATTAGCTAGTTTAAAGTAA
- a CDS encoding TrmH family RNA methyltransferase encodes MKEITSIQNTYVKNLLKLQEKARERRKQGLFIIEGKREITLAISAEYEFDTILFYPDLISENEILHLFNANVNRIEISKEVYQKLAYRGSTEGIIAVTKAKDFSLENILFQTENPLILVAEGVEKPGNIGALLRTADAANVDAVFIANPKSDLYNANIIRSSVGCVFTNQISIGTSEEIITFLQEKNINIYAATLQNSNEYHVENYTESTAIVVGTEATGLTDVWREAATQNVNIPMQGQIDSMNVSVSAAIILFEAKRQRKFKK; translated from the coding sequence ATGAAAGAAATAACTAGTATTCAAAATACGTATGTAAAAAACTTGCTTAAACTGCAAGAAAAAGCACGTGAACGAAGAAAACAGGGTTTATTTATTATTGAAGGTAAACGAGAAATTACACTAGCAATTTCTGCTGAATATGAATTTGATACGATTCTTTTTTATCCAGATTTAATTTCAGAAAATGAAATTTTACACCTTTTTAATGCAAATGTAAACAGAATTGAAATCTCTAAAGAAGTTTATCAGAAATTGGCTTATAGAGGATCTACAGAAGGAATAATTGCGGTTACTAAAGCAAAAGATTTCTCTTTAGAAAATATCTTGTTTCAAACTGAAAATCCATTAATATTAGTCGCAGAAGGTGTTGAAAAGCCTGGGAATATTGGTGCATTATTAAGAACTGCAGATGCTGCAAATGTAGATGCTGTTTTTATAGCAAATCCTAAAAGCGATTTGTACAATGCAAACATTATTCGTTCTAGTGTAGGTTGTGTTTTTACCAATCAGATTTCCATAGGAACATCCGAAGAAATAATTACGTTTCTACAAGAGAAGAACATCAATATATATGCTGCTACTTTGCAGAATTCTAATGAATATCATGTAGAAAATTATACTGAAAGTACCGCAATTGTTGTAGGTACAGAAGCTACTGGTTTAACAGATGTTTGGAGAGAAGCTGCTACACAAAACGTTAACATACCTATGCAGGGGCAAATAGATTCTATGAATGTTTCTGTTTCTGCTGCAATTATTTTGTTTGAAGCAAAAAGACAAAGAAAATTTAAAAAGTAA